In Vicia villosa cultivar HV-30 ecotype Madison, WI linkage group LG7, Vvil1.0, whole genome shotgun sequence, the DNA window TTTTTTATAACAtactaattttcaaaatattgacTAATAAAATTCCAAGtgaaaaatatgatattttatttCACTTATgaatattgtatttttattagaGGAAATTTGAGATCTAGTGTTAAGGTAGAATATTGGGTCATGACATTAGTAACATGTAAGTTCATTAAGTTCATTGAGTTGAACCAATTATTCAAAGAGTTTCAATTGAAAGAAACAAGACCAATTTTCCCTTATTTATATGATAATCGTTAAGAATCCCacatcaaataatatatataatatatgacCTAAATATGTGTTTGTAAGTGGGGGTAATTCTCACCCTATTAGCCGATTTTGTAGAGTTGAGTTAAGTTCAGCcacattttttaataataattaagttgTATTTCATATTATCTCAAATTCAATTTTTTAGGATAGGAGGACCTTGCCTATTGAGAGAGATTGTTATGTTGCTAGAGAGAAAATCACTGACATAGTCATAAACTTTATCAATTGATCAGTTGAGAGACTACAATAACACCGGAGAAGTCTTAAAATTAGCTATATGTGATTAATTTAGTGCATTTGATTTATAAACTCCAACTTAAAATGAACTGTTGatagttaaatattaaaataataatatactatAGGATTATCAACTAATTTAGGATTAGTTTGTAAATATACTATAGTATATTTTAGAATCCTCCTCTTAATATAACACTACACTTAGATTATTCTTTAACATATTTTTTGTTAATGATTGATTCTGTaaccaatttaataatttttagaatCATCTAATCTTTCACTACTATATTGATGGAACTGGTAAGACTTATGGTTTAACTATTAAGATAGACGTTTCAAAAAGAAAAGAGACAACgtcatctataaataccaagTACCCAAAAAAATAAGATGAATTTGCCAACAACCTTAGCCATTGAAAAGTTGCCATGAGTGATGACCACAAATCTTTTGCATGACAAatagattttttgttttttgtttttgttttcaacTCAGTAAAGATTCTCTTCATTTCAACCACTTAGACATCAATATTTTTTATGGTCAAGGTCGTGTAGATAAAGCCTATTAATGTGCTTTCATCCAATTGAGTTTTAGCAGAACCATCAAATCGTTGGTCCAAACTGcagcatttgtttgtttttttcttaaGCAGTTGTTATCGTTAATTACTTGCAACCTCCACCATTTTTTTAAACAATCTCCATCACTTTTATCTATAACCACACTACCAACCAAAagtaaattgtaaattattatcttcatcaatttaacaaatattttgacTTGTTTTGCAAACCATTAGTAGTAATGCACACTAACTCCAAGAAATAACTAACATCTTAACATTCTAAATTTTTACTAAGTTGGTAATAAAGGCAAGATCTTAGAATGAAACCTTCACACACTTACATCACTCATAATTTTACAACTCTTAGCCATCTATTTTATATACTCTCTAGCActcaaagcaaaagaaaaaaagcTACAAACACAGCTGCATTGGACAAGTAGCAGACGGTAACCTTAGGCTGTGCATTTTTGGTTACCGGAGGATCTCTAGGCAAAGGTGCTGAGGCTCTTTCTGCAACATCAGGCAAAGGGGGCTCTACCACTTCAGATTCAGTCAAGAGAGGGAGTGGAGCAGGAGCCTGAGCTGGAGCCATTGATAACCGGCTAATGAGTGCATAGAGACTACCTACTTGAACAGGCAGCATGTAAGGAGGTGTCTTCTCACCCAAGTTTAAgcatctgttttctgcagaaGAATGGAGAACAGTTATTGTCAAGAATTGATAGATAACAAATTTGATGCTACGATAGAATTTTCTAGCACTTACTTCTGTATCTTGCGGCAGTTTTAGGGAAGTCTGTAACAATCCCGTCAATTCCTGCATTCTGGATAAACGAATTGATGTCCACAGTCGAATCTGACAAGAAATCCCATGCCTGAGATACAAACTCATTGCTAAACGTTTCTACAAAAACTGAGAGGTTAGAAGCTTGAAGCTTTGGCACAATCCTTGTTGTATTGCTGGTCAGAAAGCCATTATCCCAAGGCAATACAGATTTCTTGTTGATAACCACAGCATCAGCAAAGCTTTTTATATCCTCAATAGCTTCGCTGGAAGCATCATACTTAATCTTGTCAATCTTGTAGACAAGCTCATAGTTCGTTTTCTCCTTAAACTTCAGCAATACAGCGCTATCGGTAGATTGAAGATAAACTTTTTGGCTTCCTGGTTTATCATAACCTGCACTGCTCAATGCATCAATGACGGCATTAGTCACACTTAATCCCTGCTTTTCTGCAAGATAGGCTGCATTCTGATAAGAGAAGAACAAGACATAATGTTATTCAATAGAAAATCTAAGAAAattaaattcaaaacaaaatgttTAAATCGCctcaaaaagaaaatagaaaacaatCTGAAAAAACGGGTCCTATACACAAATAATAGGCATGAAAACACGCACCTCAACAGTGATCAAGATGCCTGGTAGAGTAGTCTCATTTTTTGTCTTAGACAAGAAATCTGATAATGTTACAAATGTCCCAGTGTTCATATATTTTGGGTTCCTGAACATTTTGAACTTTGCCGATGGGTTCAATATTGAGGCTGCAGGGAAAATAGAGAACAGAAATATgtcaagaaattttttataataattcacATATTTTTCACTCAAAAATATACGCCATGTATTTTATTTCTGCGTCACAATGCAAATCAATAAAAACAACAGGTAGCAAAGTGGCATACTATTGGCAATTAAAATTGTCTTGCTGACAAAAATATGGATATAATAAAATAACTCACTCAATCAACACTGTGAACTAACAGAAGAATTTTAATTTTAGTCACACAGAAGCTTGGCTCAGGGAATTTGTTGGGCTCTCCCTTTCATAATTctcttttgaatttctttcatATCAACAATACAATGCTAGGGAAAAATACCAGCTATCTTTATCCTTTACTAATCAAATAAGGGTTGATTGTAGCTTCCCTTTAACCGACCAAAATAACTAATAGATAGTAAAAGACAGCTTTTATATTATAGCTCAAGATCCTTTTGGCAACATAGTTCCAATAAGTTCTGGTTTAATGATAGGTGGCTAAATTTAATTTCCAACAAAAAACACTAAAATATATACGGTAGTGAAAGTTTTCGTGGAAAATTATGTAAAACATTGGTTTCTAATACAGCGGAGTTCTAACCAAACTTTCCCCATTATTTCTAAATCACAATTTGTTGCAATGTGTGTGTCTCTCTCTCATTCTAAATTATGGCTTAGTGAAGTATCAGCAAATTACACAGCATGTGTGTTTGCAAAATTGGAAAATCACAGTAAAAAGCCACAGTGGGACAGAAGCTATGCTTTATCTTGTTTACCAACCGTGCACTCAGCTCCACATCAACATGGAACCAAACATGCTTTTAGAAAAGTCTGTGTCACTATTCACCACAGTGAAAATATAGAAATGCAGAAGAATATTAGATCGCAGAATAACTAAAAACtacaaaattttctttgacttacGGGTCAGGCCTTTTATATCGGTCCACGTCAAGTTGAAGGCAAATATGCCCTGGCCAGATTTGATCTCAGGGATGACAATGGAATTACCAATGAAACTTGATTTAGCAACTGTTGTACTCTCTAGAAGATCAATGGAGTTTAAGCAAAATGGTGTTCCATCCTTGGACATTTGAACGGGACAGTCAAGAACATCCACACCATCCGAAATGGCCTTATTATATGCTTCGTCGGTACAAGCTGGATAATCTCCACTTGCTCCAAATTTTGAGATTATCAAGGTTTTATCTGAGtcataataaaaatgaaagagCAACATGTTACTACTATATTATAATGCTCCCATAGAATGATGGAATAATGCACGGAAACAACTAGAAATTATTAACGAACAAGAGAATGCATATtccaaatcaaaataaaaagcaCCTCTTTTCGTAGCATTGGTGTCAAGTTGGGAAAAGCAACCTGCATAACGAAAAGAAAAACTCAACATCTTCGCTAACAGAAATACACTAGAAATTCATATCAATTTCACACCTATATATTATGCATTACAGGATGTAAGAGCATTTTAAGATTGATGAAGAAAACGCCACTTTGGAAAGTTAAGAATCATGCAAAACTTATGAAATTTTTTATCTCACATTGTAATTGTGACACGCCATTTGGACAAAATAACTTACCTATAGCTGCAGATGGAGTTACGGGATTATCAGACAGCACACCATCAACGGAGAAGGTACCATTATCAATGAATTGGAGGTACTCGGCGAGAGGATCATAACTGTAATTAAAGCTAAGTGAGTCATCATTTGAAAAACCTGATGCATAAACTTGCAGTCCCACTTTATGTGCATCTGAGACCAAAGAGGTATGCGGCTGTAGATAACCAGCCTCTACAGGCCATATGTATCCCTTGGGAACAAGAATTCCAGAAGCAAATGTCTTGATAAACGTAAGTCTTTTCAAAAGCGAGCCATAAGTCTGATTGGTTGATGGGTCTGTGTCATTCTTATCGAGAAACCGGAAGACAag includes these proteins:
- the LOC131615762 gene encoding glycerophosphodiester phosphodiesterase GDPDL4-like, with the translated sequence MYWFNSLLVLHFITFSKHFLNFAAMCNPRAFVLLVLVLKLLLLASVSAKSNGSQWKTLTGSPPLVIARGGFSGLLPDSSEAAYDLALQTSVADVALWCDVQLTKDAVGICVPDPDLDLCSVISVVFPNQSRSYLVNGVQTTGYFSVDYTFKDLSDVHLRQGVESRSDAFDDFFQILTVDDVTKKIVQTQTAALWLNIQHDAFYRQHKLNMKSFVLSVSKKVRVSYISSPEIGFLKSIKPLVNGKRTKLVFRFLDKNDTDPSTNQTYGSLLKRLTFIKTFASGILVPKGYIWPVEAGYLQPHTSLVSDAHKVGLQVYASGFSNDDSLSFNYSYDPLAEYLQFIDNGTFSVDGVLSDNPVTPSAAIGCFSQLDTNATKRDKTLIISKFGASGDYPACTDEAYNKAISDGVDVLDCPVQMSKDGTPFCLNSIDLLESTTVAKSSFIGNSIVIPEIKSGQGIFAFNLTWTDIKGLTPSILNPSAKFKMFRNPKYMNTGTFVTLSDFLSKTKNETTLPGILITVENAAYLAEKQGLSVTNAVIDALSSAGYDKPGSQKVYLQSTDSAVLLKFKEKTNYELVYKIDKIKYDASSEAIEDIKSFADAVVINKKSVLPWDNGFLTSNTTRIVPKLQASNLSVFVETFSNEFVSQAWDFLSDSTVDINSFIQNAGIDGIVTDFPKTAARYRKNRCLNLGEKTPPYMLPVQVGSLYALISRLSMAPAQAPAPLPLLTESEVVEPPLPDVAERASAPLPRDPPVTKNAQPKVTVCYLSNAAVFVAFFLLL